In one window of Bifidobacterium sp. WK041_4_12 DNA:
- a CDS encoding PotD/PotF family extracellular solute-binding protein: MKAQHWQHHSPRLLKNAARIAASLISSAMAISLAACSGGVSDSVMPSGGAGDTAITWSQAARGGELHIYTWADYVTPDVQKAYEKATGTKLTIDTYDSNEALEAKLQSSGGAGYDIVMPSDYMVKQLIADGLLQKIDIASLPNASMIKTELTHQYYDPHQEYSIPYIVGYTGFVYDSTVLSSAQAPTTWKQFFNPPAAAGKVQLLNDQVEIANAALRAVGAKQCSTRKTDYQKADTLLSSFKGKVGVMSSDGVADRLASGEEKLGMAWSFDAYQAIQSNPHLRFVYPKDGTSMYVDTATIVRGSKHVGQALTFLNYMLDAKNKQAVEETGGSGSVLKGGDDLLPEAMRKVNAVVPNDAEAKTLTLEQQCSNTVNDYYTELYEDFAQH, encoded by the coding sequence ATGAAAGCTCAACATTGGCAACACCACTCCCCTCGCCTGCTGAAAAACGCTGCACGCATCGCAGCATCGCTGATATCGTCGGCCATGGCGATTTCCCTGGCAGCATGCAGCGGAGGTGTCAGCGACAGCGTCATGCCCTCAGGTGGCGCAGGTGACACGGCAATCACATGGTCGCAGGCCGCACGCGGCGGCGAATTGCATATTTACACCTGGGCCGACTATGTGACTCCCGATGTGCAGAAAGCCTATGAGAAGGCCACAGGAACCAAGCTCACCATCGACACATATGACAGCAATGAGGCTCTTGAAGCCAAGTTGCAATCCAGCGGCGGCGCAGGATATGACATTGTCATGCCAAGCGATTACATGGTCAAGCAATTGATTGCCGACGGCCTGCTGCAAAAGATAGACATTGCCAGCCTACCCAACGCCTCGATGATAAAAACGGAGCTAACACACCAGTATTATGACCCACATCAGGAATATTCGATTCCCTATATCGTCGGCTACACAGGATTCGTATACGATTCAACCGTGCTTAGCAGTGCGCAAGCGCCAACGACATGGAAGCAGTTCTTCAATCCGCCGGCAGCGGCAGGAAAGGTGCAGCTGTTGAACGATCAAGTGGAGATAGCCAATGCGGCATTACGCGCTGTCGGCGCGAAGCAGTGCTCAACCAGAAAGACCGACTATCAAAAGGCCGACACCCTGCTTTCATCGTTCAAAGGCAAGGTTGGTGTCATGAGTTCGGACGGTGTTGCAGACCGCCTCGCATCAGGAGAGGAGAAGCTTGGCATGGCTTGGAGTTTTGACGCATACCAGGCCATACAGAGCAATCCTCATCTACGGTTCGTATATCCCAAAGACGGCACGAGCATGTATGTCGACACAGCCACCATTGTGCGCGGATCCAAGCATGTGGGCCAGGCATTGACCTTCCTGAATTACATGCTTGACGCAAAGAACAAGCAGGCCGTTGAAGAGACCGGCGGCTCGGGAAGCGTGCTGAAGGGTGGCGATGACCTACTGCCTGAAGCGATGCGCAAGGTGAATGCGGTGGTGCCAAACGATGCCGAAGCGAAAACTCTCACCCTGGAGCAACAGTGTTCAAATACCGTCAACGATTATTACACCGAACTCTATGAGGACTTCGCGCAGCATTAG
- a CDS encoding ABC transporter permease translates to MKDSTKTSERNDAEFADLVAQTQADRIASGEEPNSIASPEWLAHKQPNRPFSTTRSGNRQDPLKRFPFVALMSILSLAFLYVPMLFIIIFSFNRGQQALLWHGFSFEWYGRVFSDNNILGATLTSLEVACIATLCSSVIGVLFVLAVDHMSLAGSTLATSLINVSLIIPEVVLGVSTMSLIRLIGLTPGFLPLVLAHTTFCIPFVVMPIRSRLSTLDHTCFEAAEDLGASTLQTVRRITLPMLTPAIVSGALMAFVVSMDDFMISNFLTSAGTTTLPIYIFSLIRKGVNPSVNVVATLLLLLAVIVTITSTLLTRSQNRK, encoded by the coding sequence ATGAAGGACAGTACCAAAACGAGTGAGCGCAACGATGCTGAATTCGCTGATCTTGTCGCACAAACCCAGGCCGACCGAATTGCCAGCGGTGAGGAGCCCAACTCCATTGCCAGCCCCGAATGGCTGGCTCACAAGCAGCCCAACAGACCGTTCAGCACAACGCGCTCAGGCAATAGGCAAGACCCACTCAAACGCTTCCCCTTCGTGGCGCTTATGAGCATATTGTCGCTGGCATTCCTGTATGTGCCAATGCTGTTCATCATCATATTCTCGTTCAACCGGGGACAGCAGGCCCTGCTCTGGCACGGTTTTTCATTCGAATGGTATGGCAGGGTCTTTTCCGACAACAACATTCTTGGCGCAACATTGACATCACTTGAGGTGGCATGCATCGCAACGCTCTGTTCGAGCGTGATTGGCGTACTGTTTGTGCTCGCCGTTGATCACATGTCATTGGCAGGCTCAACGTTGGCGACATCGCTGATTAACGTCTCACTGATTATCCCGGAGGTCGTTCTGGGTGTTTCCACCATGTCACTGATTCGTTTGATTGGTCTGACACCGGGCTTCCTGCCACTGGTGCTTGCTCACACCACATTCTGCATACCCTTCGTCGTGATGCCGATTCGTTCACGCCTGTCAACCCTTGACCACACATGCTTTGAAGCCGCAGAGGATTTGGGCGCCTCGACATTGCAGACCGTCCGCCGCATCACGCTCCCGATGCTCACCCCGGCAATCGTCTCAGGCGCCTTGATGGCCTTTGTCGTCTCCATGGACGATTTCATGATTTCCAATTTTCTTACATCGGCGGGAACCACAACCTTGCCCATCTATATCTTCTCGTTGATACGCAAAGGTGTGAATCCCAGCGTCAACGTGGTCGCCACGCTGCTCCTGCTGCTCGCAGTCATCGTTACGATAACGTCCACGCTGCTCACCCGTTCACAGAACCGCAAATGA
- a CDS encoding ABC transporter permease has protein sequence MSSNMDSSNARPATGLRRLFGTAQRQLPGLLNHWYAWPAVLVGLVFTLGPIGVIIAFSFMSRPESGGGVVFSFSTDAYESLLFNHNFTDTVSFDLRYVSVLGTSLWQALLTTVVCIALSFPIALWMSLKKPRVQQLLVLAVTIPFWTNELVRTYAWMLILNENGPINGLLRFLGFGSQQLLYTQSASVIGLIYTFLPFAILPMYSTLSGFDFRLVEAAYDLGARKLTVMRRIILRAARPGVMSGIALCFIPAFGAYLQPVLLGGGRVLMVGNLIASEFSEARNWPLGASLSTTILVITLIGMAVATYMGGRASRNAGITL, from the coding sequence ATGAGCAGCAATATGGATTCTTCCAATGCCAGGCCAGCCACCGGCCTGCGCAGACTTTTTGGCACGGCGCAACGTCAATTGCCCGGTCTGCTCAATCACTGGTATGCGTGGCCTGCGGTACTAGTGGGCCTGGTGTTTACCCTTGGACCTATCGGCGTCATCATTGCCTTCTCCTTCATGAGCCGACCGGAATCCGGCGGTGGGGTCGTTTTCTCATTCTCAACCGACGCATATGAGTCGCTGCTGTTCAATCACAACTTCACCGACACCGTTTCCTTCGACTTGCGATACGTGTCGGTGCTGGGCACGTCGCTATGGCAAGCATTGCTCACGACTGTCGTATGCATCGCGCTGTCCTTCCCGATCGCCCTGTGGATGTCGCTGAAAAAGCCACGCGTTCAGCAATTGCTTGTGCTGGCCGTGACCATACCGTTCTGGACCAACGAGCTGGTTCGAACCTATGCGTGGATGCTCATTCTCAATGAGAATGGTCCGATTAACGGACTTCTCAGATTCCTCGGATTCGGTAGCCAGCAACTGCTGTACACGCAATCCGCATCGGTTATCGGCCTGATATATACCTTCCTGCCTTTCGCAATCCTTCCGATGTACTCCACGTTGTCCGGTTTCGATTTTCGTCTTGTTGAAGCGGCATATGATCTTGGAGCGCGCAAGCTCACCGTCATGCGACGCATCATTCTACGTGCGGCCAGACCGGGCGTCATGTCAGGCATTGCACTGTGCTTTATTCCAGCGTTCGGCGCATATTTACAGCCGGTGCTGCTGGGAGGCGGCAGAGTGCTGATGGTTGGCAATCTCATCGCCTCTGAATTTTCAGAGGCTCGCAACTGGCCGCTCGGGGCTTCATTGTCAACAACCATTCTGGTCATCACGCTCATAGGCATGGCTGTCGCCACCTATATGGGCGGACGCGCCTCACGAAATGCGGGGATCACATTATGA
- a CDS encoding ABC transporter ATP-binding protein, whose amino-acid sequence MATKVFTSAEGSEVRALDQANLEIRPGEFFVMLSPSGCGKTTLLRAIAGLESLDAGEIYLGNTRIDGMPPYSRPVNTVFQSYALFPHLTVAENVAFGLEMEGKPRADIRKRVQEMLDLVHLGDRGARKPDQLSGGQQQRVALARALAKSPKVLLLDESLSALDFKLRRQMQVELKRIQRETGITFVFVTHDQEEALSMGDHIAVFSKGKPEQVGTPEEIYDKPVNRFVADFIGDINFITAHKADDNAVTVAHIDLPVEQDLGKVPTGSPLTLAVRPENITLHDPKESAIHGTIISQTFMGTNMRCEVQLDNNTTVLVRVPAPFNTDVLHEHGKVSLSIRPQHLRVVDQ is encoded by the coding sequence ATGGCGACGAAAGTGTTTACATCCGCCGAAGGAAGCGAAGTTCGCGCATTGGACCAGGCGAATCTCGAAATACGTCCTGGTGAATTCTTCGTCATGCTTAGCCCTTCCGGATGTGGGAAAACAACGCTCCTTCGAGCCATTGCCGGTTTGGAATCCCTCGATGCGGGAGAGATATATCTGGGGAACACGCGCATTGACGGCATGCCCCCGTATTCGCGGCCTGTAAACACCGTATTCCAAAGCTACGCCCTATTCCCACACCTCACGGTGGCGGAGAATGTCGCGTTCGGCCTTGAAATGGAAGGGAAGCCGCGCGCAGACATACGAAAACGCGTACAGGAAATGCTTGATCTTGTCCATCTGGGCGACCGGGGAGCACGCAAGCCCGACCAGCTTTCAGGAGGCCAGCAACAGCGCGTCGCTCTCGCCCGCGCCTTGGCAAAAAGTCCCAAGGTCCTGTTGCTGGACGAATCGCTCTCGGCCCTGGACTTCAAGCTGAGGCGTCAAATGCAGGTGGAATTGAAGCGCATACAGCGAGAGACGGGCATCACCTTCGTGTTCGTGACCCACGATCAGGAGGAGGCGCTTTCGATGGGAGATCATATAGCCGTGTTTTCAAAAGGCAAGCCCGAACAGGTTGGCACGCCCGAGGAGATATACGACAAGCCGGTCAACCGCTTTGTGGCCGATTTCATCGGAGACATCAATTTCATAACGGCACACAAGGCAGATGACAATGCCGTGACCGTTGCACACATCGACCTGCCTGTCGAGCAAGATCTGGGAAAGGTACCCACCGGTTCCCCGCTGACCCTTGCCGTGCGTCCAGAGAACATCACGCTGCACGATCCCAAGGAATCGGCCATACACGGCACGATCATCTCGCAAACCTTCATGGGAACCAATATGCGTTGCGAGGTTCAGCTGGACAATAACACAACTGTCTTGGTACGCGTGCCTGCACCATTCAATACCGACGTGTTGCATGAGCATGGGAAGGTGTCGCTCAGCATTCGCCCACAGCATCTCAGGGTGGTGGATCAATGA
- a CDS encoding Lrp/AsnC family transcriptional regulator translates to MTAKTNDTSREVAKPLLDDINKTIIKELQKDGRRSFVAIGKLVGLSEAAVRSRVQRLTDSGMIQIVAVTNPMQLGYHRQAMIGVTLSGALEPVVAELKAITNIDYIVVTAGRYDLLLEVFCVSDAELLDLVSTIRKLSGVNRTEIFTYLQLASEHYNFGVL, encoded by the coding sequence ATGACAGCCAAAACCAATGACACAAGCCGAGAAGTCGCTAAACCCTTGCTTGACGATATCAATAAAACAATTATCAAGGAACTGCAAAAAGATGGGCGGCGATCCTTCGTTGCCATAGGCAAACTCGTCGGGCTTTCCGAGGCTGCCGTGCGTAGCCGGGTTCAGCGCCTTACCGACAGCGGCATGATTCAAATCGTTGCGGTCACCAATCCCATGCAGCTGGGATATCATCGTCAGGCCATGATCGGGGTGACCTTGAGTGGCGCGTTGGAGCCGGTCGTTGCCGAGCTCAAGGCCATCACAAACATCGACTACATCGTCGTGACCGCTGGCAGATATGATCTCTTGCTTGAGGTGTTCTGTGTGTCCGATGCCGAGCTGCTGGACCTGGTGAGTACCATTCGCAAGCTCTCTGGGGTGAATCGCACGGAGATTTTCACTTACCTGCAATTGGCCTCCGAACATTATAATTTCGGTGTTCTCTGA
- a CDS encoding DMT family transporter, which yields MQAKQTAPLSTSETTADRGSDKAYSCAQHHSSVFGRFSGVIPHVMLLGAAAIWGSTYAVSKSAMEVISPQWLLAIRTLLGALILGLVCRHRLHAVCNRRTMMMAVGVAVVYYIAFLAQMKGLTLISPGRSAFLSALYCVIIPLIQWGMRHRAPGLHHIVAAVLCLIGVGCVAHDSAAAGSGMSVLGDALTIACAVAFAVYFYALGSLSATIDAMALTFVIFLVSGVLFLIGALFTEPFPTHIAQQHTWIAVLYLVCAAVGAQVLQNLGLARTSAMEASIVLSTDTVFALVISVIWFAERPSGIALIGFACIFLAVLLAVTMERFVRN from the coding sequence ATGCAAGCTAAGCAGACAGCTCCGCTGTCCACGTCTGAGACGACTGCAGACCGTGGCTCGGACAAGGCGTATTCGTGCGCCCAGCATCATTCGTCAGTGTTCGGCCGCTTCTCTGGGGTGATTCCGCACGTGATGCTGCTGGGAGCGGCGGCGATCTGGGGAAGTACATATGCTGTTTCCAAATCTGCGATGGAGGTTATCTCACCGCAATGGCTGCTCGCCATCCGCACTCTGCTGGGTGCGCTCATACTTGGTCTTGTGTGCCGCCATCGCCTGCACGCCGTGTGCAATCGACGCACGATGATGATGGCAGTTGGCGTGGCCGTCGTATATTACATCGCGTTCCTGGCGCAGATGAAGGGTCTCACGCTTATCAGTCCGGGACGTAGCGCGTTTCTTAGCGCACTCTATTGTGTGATAATCCCGCTGATTCAATGGGGCATGAGGCATCGTGCACCCGGCTTGCATCATATTGTCGCTGCCGTGCTGTGTCTGATTGGCGTTGGCTGTGTTGCTCATGACTCCGCCGCAGCCGGATCGGGAATGTCAGTTCTGGGCGATGCTTTGACCATTGCCTGTGCCGTGGCGTTCGCCGTGTATTTCTATGCGCTTGGCAGCCTCAGTGCCACCATTGATGCGATGGCGCTCACCTTCGTTATTTTTCTGGTCTCAGGCGTGCTGTTTCTCATAGGAGCGTTGTTCACAGAACCATTCCCCACGCATATCGCCCAGCAACATACATGGATTGCCGTGCTGTACCTGGTATGCGCAGCCGTCGGAGCCCAGGTGTTGCAAAACCTGGGCCTTGCTCGCACCTCTGCGATGGAAGCGTCCATCGTGCTCTCCACGGACACGGTTTTTGCCTTGGTGATTTCAGTCATATGGTTCGCGGAACGTCCAAGCGGCATTGCGCTCATCGGTTTTGCCTGTATCTTTTTGGCAGTGCTGCTGGCTGTCACGATGGAACGATTTGTCCGCAATTGA
- a CDS encoding NAD-dependent succinate-semialdehyde dehydrogenase: MTKKQQSYAVTNPATGEVERRYALASDEQIATTLDHADHAYRTWGKTSTKHERARLLSQVADIYASNTESLANIITHEMGKSHEEAVGEVGFTADIYRYYADHGVALLDDEPVARVSGGTATMRKSPIGVLLGIQPWNYPYYQVTRFAAPNLMLGNTIILKHAELCPQSAAAMEQIFSQAGFPEGAYTNVYASFEQVRTIIADPRVRGVSLTGSERAGKDIAQQAGSHLKKVVCELGGNDPFIVLSTDNMDAAVEAGAAARFENCGQICNGAKRFIIVDALYDEFLSKFKAFASKLKLAPLCSVQAAERLSGQVHAALDAGATLDMGSADNHGAFFPACVLTDIPQGAAARHEEFFGPVAQFYRVSSEEEAIALANDTPYGLGSYLFTTDAKQAARVAAQIDAGMVYINESGADSAEMPFGGVKNSGFGREMGTPGIREFVNLKLISTHQE; the protein is encoded by the coding sequence ATGACCAAGAAGCAACAATCGTATGCAGTGACCAACCCAGCAACAGGCGAAGTCGAACGACGGTATGCACTGGCGAGCGACGAGCAGATAGCCACGACTCTCGACCACGCGGATCACGCATATCGCACATGGGGAAAAACGAGCACGAAACACGAACGCGCACGTCTGCTGTCACAGGTGGCTGACATCTATGCGAGCAATACGGAAAGCCTTGCGAACATCATTACCCACGAGATGGGCAAAAGCCATGAGGAAGCCGTGGGAGAGGTGGGGTTCACCGCCGACATCTACCGCTATTATGCCGATCACGGTGTCGCATTGTTGGACGATGAACCGGTCGCCAGAGTTTCCGGCGGCACGGCGACCATGCGCAAATCACCAATCGGCGTGCTTCTTGGCATTCAACCTTGGAATTATCCGTATTATCAGGTTACCCGCTTCGCTGCCCCCAATCTCATGCTTGGCAACACCATCATTTTGAAACATGCAGAACTATGCCCGCAATCCGCCGCAGCGATGGAGCAGATTTTTTCACAGGCAGGATTCCCTGAAGGCGCATACACCAATGTGTATGCAAGTTTTGAACAGGTCCGTACCATCATCGCCGACCCCCGCGTGAGAGGCGTCTCACTCACCGGTTCCGAACGAGCAGGCAAAGACATAGCTCAGCAGGCGGGTAGTCATCTGAAAAAAGTCGTGTGCGAACTGGGTGGAAACGATCCATTCATTGTGCTCAGCACCGACAACATGGATGCCGCTGTCGAAGCTGGAGCCGCCGCACGATTTGAAAATTGCGGCCAAATCTGCAACGGGGCGAAACGCTTCATCATTGTGGACGCACTGTATGACGAATTCCTCAGCAAATTCAAGGCATTCGCATCCAAACTCAAGCTTGCGCCCCTGTGCTCCGTTCAGGCAGCGGAACGATTGAGCGGTCAGGTTCATGCCGCATTGGATGCGGGTGCAACGCTGGACATGGGTTCTGCGGATAACCATGGGGCTTTCTTCCCGGCATGCGTGCTAACCGACATTCCACAAGGTGCGGCGGCCCGACATGAAGAGTTCTTTGGTCCGGTCGCGCAATTCTATCGCGTGAGTTCAGAGGAGGAGGCCATAGCCCTGGCAAACGACACGCCATATGGTCTTGGCTCATACCTATTCACCACGGATGCCAAGCAGGCGGCTCGCGTTGCAGCGCAGATCGATGCCGGGATGGTTTACATCAACGAATCCGGAGCAGACTCGGCTGAAATGCCCTTCGGCGGTGTGAAGAATTCAGGATTCGGCCGCGAAATGGGAACTCCGGGCATTCGTGAATTCGTGAACTTGAAGCTTATCTCTACCCATCAGGAGTGA